TCTTAAAAGATACTCTACCTGCATATCTAAATCTGCAATATTCTTTATGGGTTTATCCCCTATCTTCAATAAATCTTTAGCTTCCCAATAGGATTTTTGATAACCTGAAATACCTTGATGGAAACTGCCCATTGCAATTTTTACCTGATATCCACAGTTTTGGTATATATCTTGACTTATCCGATTTAAAATTTGTTGCTCATTGCCTATAGCGGGAATCTCTTTGAAGATGATATAGTATCGGTTTATAATTGCTGAAAAATCTTGTTCATCTATATAGCGATGATCAATTAAAAAAGATTCTATGTTGTTCATAGCTTTTAGAAGTTTTAAGGAATCTTCAACCGTGCTTTCTATCAATTCGAGTATTATTGCACATCTCTTTTTTTTGATATCAATTCCTATGATTTTGCACAGACAGAGAATTTCCTCCTCATTTTTTTCAGGTTGGCCGTAAATAAGTTTTCTAATTATTTGCTGTTTCAAATCCTTTACCAGTTTTACCTGTTCTGATATTAAATGTTGCTCAAATGTTAATTCTACTGATCTTTTTACCAGTTTAGCTACAATCCTGACTTCATCTGGATGCCCATATACCCCTACTACTCCTATCCTTTTTCCCAATACATTTATGGGCATATTGACACCCTCTTTTGCACCGGGATAATCTTTTACTTGCTCTGGATATATTTCTATACATTTGTCCGATTTTATTACATCATCTGCCCCCTTATGATAAGTATTGACCCTGCTCTGTTCCCCCGAAGCAATAATAAACCCATCGCAATCCATTATATTGATGTTGCGATTATCGATTACCTCCATAGTAGCATCCACAATCTTT
This portion of the Clostridia bacterium genome encodes:
- a CDS encoding sugar diacid recognition domain-containing protein; this encodes MNLHEIAQKIVDATMEVIDNRNINIMDCDGFIIASGEQSRVNTYHKGADDVIKSDKCIEIYPEQVKDYPGAKEGVNMPINVLGKRIGVVGVYGHPDEVRIVAKLVKRSVELTFEQHLISEQVKLVKDLKQQIIRKLIYGQPEKNEEEILCLCKIIGIDIKKKRCAIILELIESTVEDSLKLLKAMNNIESFLIDHRYIDEQDFSAIINRYYIIFKEIPAIGNEQQILNRISQDIYQNCGYQVKIAMGSFHQGISGYQKSYWEAKDLLKIGDKPIKNIADLDMQVEYLLR